From the genome of Chelonia mydas isolate rCheMyd1 unplaced genomic scaffold, rCheMyd1.pri.v2 scaffold_48_arrow_ctg1, whole genome shotgun sequence:
ctgctggtgcattgtcctctccacattgagggagggtggatggggtaataacttacactggtcaggcttctgaccagggcaggacaaTACAGggctggggtcctaggctggggagcaaGAGGGAACTGACTGAAGCCTATTGTTGGTTCATAGCAGCTggcaaaagcattcatgtaactcagctggatgtgtccctgcctgtgaatgTTTGTGTTAGTGCAAGACCTGTTGCATTATAACAATTTGAAAGGGAGCTCGGGTTGGTAAGACAGAGAGTTTAGCGttgccccagttccaggttgcaccccgggaaTGCCTGTCACAATCATGCCTCAGGGATTAGGGACCCCAGTGCTCATGAAGAAGCAGGATCAACTCTGATGCTGATAGCAACTGGATGCTGATGGAAATGCTTTGGAGGCAGGATGCAAATGTGTTCCTGTTTGATATAGGTCTAAAAAACTGGAGTTCTATCTCTCTGCCCatcatcttttgttttcttttaacatcttctaccctttctaattttgtattgatttttccTCGTTTGAGTAaaacaattaaatttttttttggtattttattCAGTTGAAATGTCAGGAATTATATGCTGATGCAAACCAATTTGGGATTTAGTTTTCACACAGATGAGTGGGGAAAAACAGTCATGTTTAAAGAATGCTAATATGTTTTCCCTCAAATCTTGTCTTTTTGAAAATGAATGcatgatgttttgttttaaacttgtacAGAATGTTTTGAGCAAACATTCTTACGTTTTCTGGGCAAaaaaggatcacctctgaagcTTCTTCCTGCAAAATCCCATAAGAACAGAagaaacataagaatgaccatattggGTAAGACCAgtcatccatctagcccagtattctgtcttctgacagtggccaatgccaggtgcttcagtgggaatgtacagaacaggtaatcattaagggatccatcccgtcgcccatctCTCTCTCAATGTGACTGATTTTCCATTGCCTTGCATAGTCTTGTACACCTTTGCatcctaaggccctgatccaaagcccactgaagtcagtggaaagatcccTATTTACTTCAGCAGAGTTTGAATCAGCACCTCATATGGCACAGTTGTTCGTGACAGCAGAAGATGCTCAGCAGTTCAGAATCAGGCACCTTGGAAcgagaactggttaaaaacagAACTGTAAAACAATTTgattcaacatttcaaaatttgggtTTGAAGGTTTCAATACACACAAGGATAATTCAAGGTgtaagtggcctgttaacaccccccagtcatagggaggaaagggggtgggaagaCCCACCTCagatcctgtcataaatataaagggaagggtaaccacctttctgtatacagaactataaaatccctcctggccagaggcacaaaatcctcttacctgtaaagggttaagaagctgaagTTAcgtggctggcacctgaccaaaatgatcaataaggggacaagatactttccaatctggcggggggggcgggtggggggaggatttgttctgtctgttctgtgtggcTCTTGCCGGAgtcagatcaagaaagcaagcagttCAACTCCAATAGAATTAGTAAGCACTAGCAAGGggatgcattagattatcttttgttttggcttgtgattgtCTCTGTTTTGAGAGGAAGATGTATTCCTGgttatgtttttttttactttttgtaaatttaaggttttgcctagaggaaaatcctctgtgttttgaatctgattgccctgtgagattgtCTTCCAGTCTAGTTTTAtggaggtgcttcttttaccttttttctttccaataaagttctgtttttttttaagaatctgattgttttttttttagtgtcctaaaaaacccAAGGTTAGTCTGTggtcatcttgtttattctcaagcctccccaggaaagggggtgtagggtttgggggataTTAGGGGGaagatagggctccaagtggccctccCTAAATGTTTGttgaatcacttggtggtggcagcatttacctaatccaaggtacaagggagaatttgtgccttggggaagttttaacctaagctggtaaaaataagctttgggggtctttcatgcgggtccccacatctgtaccctagagttcagagtggggagggaaccctgacagctcctCAAGTTACTGTGCTCTGACACTTCCCTCAATCATCTCCTTCTCTATAACTATGGCAGCTCCGTGGAAATCATCTCCATCCTCGTTATCCTCATCTCCTACATTTTCATCGTCATCTCTGTCCTGAGGTTCTTGCTCAGTGAATCTCTTGATTAACCTGGTAAAGAGTCACCAGTGAGGAACTGCAGAACAACAAGGGGACTGGCTAAGCCAATGAGATAAAATGTCCTATAGCAACAGACATGATTACAAAACAGATGTAAGGGataattaagttgtcatgggataggAGAAAAGATCTTtacatggattgagaactggttaaaatacaggtaacaaagggtaggaataaatggtaaattttcaaaatggagaggggtaactggTGGTGTTCCCCCAGGGTCCTTCCGAGGACCAATTCTATTCATCttattcataaaagatctggagaaaggcataaacagtgaggtggcaaagtttgcagatgatactaaactgctcaagatagttaagccgaaaacagactgtgaagaacttcaaaaagaattCACAAAACTTGGACAACAAATTGGCAAATGAactgtaatgtggataaatgtaaagtaatgcacattggaaaaaataacctcaactatacatacaatatgatgggggctaatttagctacagctaatcaggaaaaagatctcagagtcatcgtggatagttctctgaagacgtccacacagtgtgcagcagcagtcaaaaaagcaaacaggatgttaagaatccttaaaaagggatagagaataagatggagaatttCTTTTTGCacttatataaatccattgtatgcccacatcttgaatactgtgtatctatgtggtctcctcatctcaaaaaagatacactggcattagaaaatgttaaaagaagggcaactaaaatgataaggggtttggaacaggtcccatatgaggagagattaaaggggctaggacttttcagctcggaaaagaggagactaaggggggatatgatagaggtatataaattcatgagtggtgtggagaaagtgaataaggaaaagttatttacttgttcccataacataagaactaggggccaccaaatgaaattaaggggcagcaggtttaaaacaaataaaaggaagttcttcttcacacagcacacaatcaacctgtggaactccttgcctgaggaggttgtgaagcataggattataacagggtttaaaagagaactggataaattcatggaggttaaatccattaatggctattagccaggatgggtaaggaatggtgtcgctagcctctgtttgtcagagggtggagatagatggcaggagagtgatcacttgatcattacctctTAGGTTgagtccctctggggcacctggcattggccactgttggtagacaggatactgggctggatggacctttggtctgactcagtttTGCCATTCTTaatgttcttttgttcttataaTGGGACATGCATGAGTTTTGGTTTGGGGTATTAAATTTGACCCAATGTGTATTTATGTAAAGATTTAGGGTCACAGGATAGCAGATTCTTTTGTATAGGAAAGGAATAATTTCATCCATCTCTCCCTGATCCATGGAGGACAGATGGTCTGCTGGACTCTgactcagcagacctgggttcattCTTCTGCTCTGTCACAAAgtggacaaatcacttaaattGCCCCACAGGTCAGTACCACCTTTACAGTGATATCACATTTAAAAAAGTCTCTCTCCTCACTCTGATGAGATGCAGAATTGAAGCAGTGAGATAATTGCTGAGCAATGTGGGTGGAGGATAAAATGTAAGAATTTTAAGAAAGACAGTTTTGGGGAAAGGGAATGGCGGAAGGTTTTGAGGCTGAGACAAGGTGCCTTTCCCCTTTGCATCACCAGTTCCAATCCAGGGAGGCGGTCAAGATCCATGAGCCCAGAAAGATGATGGGTCTTGAAATGGGATACGATTGTTTTCAGCTTTAGGTCACAGATCCTTTTTTCCCACACCCTGTTCAGCGAATGGAACCAACATGCCATGTACGGAAACAGCACCACAGGGAGAGCCAAGGACGTTAtctcagcagcagagcagatgcTGAGATCCATTTTAACTGGCTGCACCTCTTTCCACAGCTTTTTCATTCTTCTAGAAAGCGGGACAGAACATAAGAAAGACGAGTGTTTATTTACCTGtaactttattataaaatattacGGTTGCTCCCGGAAGGACTGAAAGAAGGAAATGAAATGAGTTAtggcaataaataaatgtgtggtGATATATACCGTTTGTGGTGGATTtgaataaattaataaagaaggATGAGAGGGAGGAAATGGTGTTCACCAGGCTTATTCAAACCTTTCACTGCATGCAGGCAACGGTCCTCTATCCTCAGAAAAACTGGAACATTTGTAGCTGATTTctgagtgtattaagcttagccttgagtgttttgttttattttgctttgttctgtctgttattacttaaaaacacttaaatcctactttttatacttaataaaatcactttggtTTATTTATAAACTTAGTGTAAGTAATTGTTACcatggggcgtggggggggggggggcaaacagctgtacatatctctctTGCAGTGATATAGAGGGCAAGCATTTATCATGTTATCCTGTACAAGCTTTATAAAGAGTcaagcagatttatttggggtttagatcccattgggagctgggtatctgtgTACTGGAGACAGGTGTCCTGCTGAGCTGGTTTCAGTCTacatctgcagctttgggggcatcaCCCAGAGCCTAGCTCTGTTTTGCAGCTGGCTCGTGTGTCTGGcacaacaagacagggttctggaggcccaggctggaagggaaaatgggctcagaggtcatTTCAGCACGTGAGGAGACAGTCCCAAtgagggtctctgtgactgaacccagcACGCTATGCACTTGGGTTTCCTGCATTTCCTGTGATGCTTCCCATGTTttgtccactgatttcagtttggGCCTGCAGACCTTTTTGGAAtacaaacaaattaataataataacaatgtaATAATGAACAAAACTACCAGGGGCTCTCCGAAATTATTTTCTAAGGGACTGGGAATTAAATTCACCTGATTCCACTCCCCACCACTACACCAGTAGTGAATGAAACAAATTCAAGAATTGGTTAGGAGTTTATTCATTGCTTTCCTCAGGGCGTCCTTCACCTCCgtgttcctcaggctgtagatgagagGGTTCAACATGGGGATCACCAGCATGTAAAACACTGAGGCCAGTTTGTCTATATCCATGGAATAGCTGGAGGGGGGACGTAAATACATGAAGAGGAGGGTGCCATAAAACAGGACCACAGCCGTCAAGTGGAAagtgcaggtggagaaggctttgtgTCGGCCCTTGGCAGAGCGGATCTGCAGAATGGTGGAGGTGATATAGACATAGGAGAGGAGGACAGTCACAAAGCTGATCACTGTAATGCAGGACATTAAAACAAACATCACAATCTCATTGATGCGGGTGTCAGAACAGGAGATCACCAGCAGTGGGGGgatgtcacagaagaaatgaTTGATGATGTTGGAGCTGCAGAATGACAGCCGAAATGTAAAACACGTGTTTAACATTGAATCCACCACCCCCACAGTGTACACCCCAGCCACCAGCTGTTTACAAAGCTGCCTGGACATGGTGACCGTATAGAGCAGCGGGTTACAGATGGCCACATAACGGTCATATGCCatcacagccagcaggaggcactcaaCATCTCCAAAAACGATAGAGAGATACATTTGTACAGTGCAGGCAGTGTAAGAAATACTTTTCCTGTCGGCTAAGAAATTCATCTGCATCTTAGGGAAAATTATCGAGGAAatgcagaggtcacagaaagacaaattcctgaggaaaaagtacatgggggtgtggagTCGGGGATCATTCGTGATTAACAAGATcatccccccattccccagcagAGTGATACCATAAATCAGTAGGAACACTATAAACAGGGGAACCTGCAGCTCTGGACGATCTGTCAGTCCTGAGAGAATGAACTCAGTCACCTCCGAGTGATTTCCCGCTTCCATCACCTCTGAACAGAGATCAGGTTGCTCCAGAGACGTGAGCAGGTGGATGGTACAGAAaacctgtcccttctctgtaATGATGTAAGTGAAGATAAATGGAGATCAGTTTCTTAATGGGCATCAGTACCCACTCAGGGAAGGGCTTAGTCCACAGAGCCAGGTGTTCACAGCTGGTCATTCCAGGTGTTCCATAAAATGcaggcactgtgcaaatacaATGACATGCAGGTTAATCATGCCCCCCACACAAACACTCCTGTTCACTAATCCAAACAGAAAACAGTGATTTGTGACTCTGCTGTGAGAGAATCAGTCTGAAGAGATGATTCCTTCTCAAAAGAAGGGGTGAGAGTAAAGGAGTATCACTCTTTCTACCCTCTTTGGGAAAGGGGAGCTCTGTGGCTTGGCATGTCAGTTTGGGGTAAAGCTGCTCACTGCGCTAATTATGCTTTTGGGCATTTACTTGAGACTGTACGAAAACCCAGAGACATAATGGGAAGCCCTGGCTTCAGTGACTATGTAATTGTCTATTTTTCCAACCAAGGAGGTCGCTCCTTCAGCCAAAGTGGTAGGAGCTGTGACTAAGGCTTTAAGTGCTGGACGTCTTCAATTTTATACCTGCTGATCCCCATGGTGTCTGAGTGTGTGCGTGTTACTGTAATTCAGGACGATAGCACCTACCtgctgagaagagagagagagagatgtggtggCGTTTCTCCAACGACAGAAACTGCCAGTTGGGAGCATTCGGGAAATTTTATACTGAGATGTGTGATCTATGGGACATGATTCCTGAAGCAACTGGGAATACCTGAGCTCAGAGAGACACAACACCTATTAATACGTTCAGTGAACCGAAGCTACCCTCGGTTAATTGGTGCCCTGGTGATTAATTTGAACTCCTCTTTCTACTGTGTTACTCAATGATGTAATTTCTACCAGAGTTACAGAGTATGAGGTTAGGGGTATATTTTATACTGCTGCTTTCAGTGCAAGCCAGGTACTGTGTAGAGCTGATCCacaaagggtttttctgttgttgtttttgttttttgtggagaCCGAAATCTTTTTGCTAAAAACTTAAATTTTGTCACTCTGAAATACCACGGGGGTGCCTCAGATACCGCGCACCACCAATCTCTTCCATGGCCAGTCTCCTAGTCTGGACTATATCCACCAGCATGCATGATGGTCTCTCCTCTTGCTGAACTGCCCTGGAACATCACCTGAGTCCCACAGCCATGGTTTATGGAGGAGGAGAGTTTTTTAGGTTGATGGAAATCTTATAATTTCCAAGGAAAAGATTATTTAATGGAAAAAATAGTTGAATGGAAAATCCAATTTGCCATACAAAAAACCTTCTCAAGAAAAAATTTTCAAACGGCCTTAGCAACAAATTTCGAATCAAAGTAACAGAAAGTCAGATACAGGTGAAACGTACCAATTGTTCCCAGCTGTTGCTGATATCTTTTCAGTCATTCCTGGTTTCAGAATCACCTCATTGTCCTGGCCCCAATAGGTGGAATGTAAAATCTGCAAGACATGTAAGAGTACTCCAGATTATCTAGCTATTTATAGAGTGAGAATCATCCAAGGTATCCTATGTCCTTCCCTTGCTAGGTTACTCTCCAAAGTAGGAAAGACAGGTTCACTCCTTTTTCTTGATGGAGACCACATGATGACCAGAGGAGCTCAGGAGGAGACCACAGCAAGCTACGGACTTCTGCAGTTCACAAAACTATCCCTCTTGCATGCATATTATCTGCACACAGAGCTCAGCTGTAAGATGCTAAATAAATCTATGAGTcaacagaaatagtcattctctCATCTTAATATTAATACAATTTTGAtaatgtatgtgaagttataagatgaCACTGTATCTTGTTATTAATATATGTTCCAAACTGAGGCTGGCAAACtggtctgtctcaaacaaagaaatgtgtgctctgcttcatTTTGTATCTAAACAGTAaccagagtcatcaagcaggaagggaaacaaaggaagcccaaaaaggtgaggaaaaagcagcagggaacatccttctacACAGAGGattataaaaagaaggggcagacaTCCCAAggaactgctctctctctctctcagcccatTGATTCACTGCATCTGAAGGGataaaggaagcagccattgggCAGGGGGTGTGTCCTGACCTAAGAAATTAGGTCAGTAAGAGTGCTGAGAGCATGTGATGAGGAAACATTTGCTTTGAATTTCACATCATTTCTTAACTTAGGCACAAGTTGCATTctagctttatttttcttgtaaccatgtcTGTCTTCTATGCCTTCTCATTtgcactcacttaaaatctatctttgtgtTCAATgaactttgttttattgttttatctaatccattGTGTTTCAATACAAATGTCTGAGAGTTGTATGCATATTCGTGCTGATAAAGAAATAATGGACAACATAACTtttattgtccaggagaggactggggaGCACAGGACATACATTTTGGGAGGGAAATCAAAGACtggggagtgtgttggggtcaccctgcagtataaccaatgGTGGTGAGAGCCTGAGTGTAACCCAACTATTCCTGGCCAGGCTGTAGTTACAGACACATGCTCAGAGTGTGATTTGCATGCTAGATGGtggtttgtgagtggcccaggtagAAGACAATTCACCAAGTCATTGCAAGGTTGCAGGCAGGTGTGACACAGCTCCTGATTAGTCTGGGTTGGACCCTGGTATATCAAAGCCACCACCTAGAAAATATCCCAATAACACCAAAGGTGTGGTACTGACTGACAGTCGTGTTTGACTGACAGAAAAGGGTGAGGTCACCATCGGGATGGGCCCATGCACTGATCCATGGCTGCAGATGGACAAGGAGATTGTGATCATCACCTCCCCACAAGGAGATCCATGGCAGGCCCAGTGATACTCTTCCCTTCTTTACTGCGGTAGAAGAAATTATCCCCCACATGTGTGCAGGCTTGGCTGGTATTATCAGTGCTCTGGGGCATGTCGGTGCCCCCTTCTCCTAAGTGGTGCCAACCTGTGAGGCATTGCAGTGTTGATTGCATTAGGGGGAAAAATTGATAATCCAAGTCACTGATATTCTTTGCTATaatctgtgggggaggggttacaAAGAATGTATCAAAGTCCTACTTCCCTGAACACCAGTAGAAGACAACCAACAATCTCTGTATTCAGAAACTCCCAACTCTTTCACTCCAGGTCTGTGCTCAGGAAACACTATGCCCCTACTTCCTCTAGGAGTCATGCTCATAAATCCTGCACCTGCCTTCTCTGCCTCCTGTGACCCAGGAGGTGCCTGGGGAagtcctcactgaaaatgccaaggtcagggcagggctGCAAAAAGGAGGATattccccaaactggtggttaacactcaAGAtctctgcaggtttcagagtaccagtcatgttagtctgcatgcgcaaaaagaaaaggagtacttgtggcaccttagagactaacaaatttattgaccataagcttttgtgagctacagcatcaatgaagtgagctgtagctcacaaaagcttatcctcaaataaatttgttagtctctaaggtgccacaagtactccttttcttttgaagaaTCTCTGCAGATGCTGCAATAAAGTATCTCTGAGTAGGCCAGCTCCCTCCCAATTCTTGTGTTAATTTTATTTAGTTCCTATAACTTATAGTCCGTGAAAGAGCAGTGTGACGTTGCATCCCATAattgtttatggaaatatgcttatggtTGTAAATATGACAAAagtggaatatgttttatgctagatatgccatgtaacatatctctgcaaaggttatgatctacagGATATATTCATCCCATTtggatgcatgtatcatttttgtactcaaagttatgaatattggctttaTCCCgaggagatgcctgaaagaaactggaccaaaggacagtaactacaggggtgtgagtgattgctggacagCAGACTAGATGAAGTCTAGTcctgtaaaagaggcttattggaacataTCTGAGGGTGAGCTTTACCTGCATTTGGTTTTTTCCTGTATGaagcttagacttgcgtgttttattttattttgtttgataatttactttgttc
Proteins encoded in this window:
- the LOC119563578 gene encoding olfactory receptor-like protein OLF2, whose product is MEAGNHSEVTEFILSGLTDRPELQVPLFIVFLLIYGITLLGNGGMILLITNDPRLHTPMYFFLRNLSFCDLCISSIIFPKMQMNFLADRKSISYTACTVQMYLSIVFGDVECLLLAVMAYDRYVAICNPLLYTVTMSRQLCKQLVAGVYTVGVVDSMLNTCFTFRLSFCSSNIINHFFCDIPPLLVISCSDTRINEIVMFVLMSCITVISFVTVLLSYVYITSTILQIRSAKGRHKAFSTCTFHLTAVVLFYGTLLFMYLRPPSSYSMDIDKLASVFYMLVIPMLNPLIYSLRNTEVKDALRKAMNKLLTNS